One Drosophila innubila isolate TH190305 unplaced genomic scaffold, UK_Dinn_1.0 19_U_U, whole genome shotgun sequence genomic region harbors:
- the LOC117793217 gene encoding uncharacterized protein LOC117793217 — protein sequence LLLSCCIGLLINYSLALPRYSQNSLRRPFDLKAAGSETIFSYAGSPQPPMALTGNYNLIMPDYYDHHPAESMQLQNFASFYDAEMSPGNDLGMDESQFLSSTPVRRPQPINAEEQRIRQQLPTVDITREKKALQKLKKGSTVPRGAEYPEWDQFDYDLYGVNPAKTKVQSRLLEKKTYN from the coding sequence tTGCTGTTGAGCTGTTGTATTGGGCTGTTAATAAACTACAGTCTGGCCCTGCCGCGTTACAGTCAAAACTCGTTAAGAAGACCGTTTGATTTAAAAGCAGCCGGCAGTGAAACAATCTTCTCCTATGCAGGCAGTCCACAACCGCCGATGGCATTAACAGGGAATTACAATCTAATTATGCCCGATTATTATGATCATCATCCGGCAGAGTCAATGCAACTGCAGAACTTTGCCAGTTTCTATGATGCTGAAATGAGTCCGGGCAATGATCTGGGCATGGATGAGTCACAGTTCCTCTCCAGCACACCTGTCCGTAGACCACAGCCCATCAATGCCGAGGAGCAACGCATCCGACAGCAATTGCCGACTGTGGACATCACGAGGGAGAAGAAGGCACTGCAGAAACTGAAGAAGGGCAGCACAGTGCCTCGAGGTGCCGAATATCCGGAATGGGATCAGTTTGATTATGATCTTTATGGTGTGAATCCGGCGAAAACAAAAGTACAATCACGActtctagaaaaaaaaacgtataatTGA
- the LOC117793219 gene encoding uncharacterized protein LOC117793219 codes for MFNSQLIATTMHRRLTVATATHVQPATHYGPPQLQLQPQQKQPHNSNPQPYAIVTLPTGQRVQDAGHGSGPSPMASGNFNQPPRLGDYSAQSQSATLDTYNYKQSLPGDARSYQRFVTKCQPNGQCQQLTLNPGQIDGDHQQLLQAARAQTQPAASGCKKNSVYVPPGAQQNDKGQLRPRGRRTYPHVQEQLVKYPYN; via the coding sequence ATGTTCAACAGTCAGCTGATAGCTACTACAATGCACCGCAGGCTGACAGTCGCCACCGCAACTCATGTGCAGCCAGCGACCCACTATGGTCCAcctcagttgcagttgcaaccaCAGCAGAAGCAACCACATAACAGCAATCCACAGCCTTATGCCATTGTCACATTGCCAACTGGACAACGTGTACAGGATGCAGGTCATGGCTCTGGGCCGTCGCCAATGGCCAGTGGGAATTTCAATCAACCACCTCGTTTGGGTGACTATAGCGCCCAATCGCAAAGTGCCACATTGGACACGTACAACTACAAGCAATCGTTGCCCGGCGATGCAAGAAGCTATCAACGCTTTGTAACCAAATGTCAGCCGAATGGACAATGTCAACAGCTAACTCTCAATCCCGGACAGATTGATGGCGATCatcagcaactgttgcaagcGGCACGTGCGCAAACGCAGCCTGCGGCAAGTGGTTGCAAGAAGAATAGTGTGTATGTGCCACCAGGTGCACAACAGAATGATAAGGGACAACTGCGACCACGTGGCAGACGCACTTATCCTCATGTCCAAGAACAGCTGGTCAAGTATCCCTATAATTAA